In the Pleurodeles waltl isolate 20211129_DDA chromosome 3_1, aPleWal1.hap1.20221129, whole genome shotgun sequence genome, GGAGTGCTTTTTAGGGTCATTGGGCAGTTTAAATGAGACCATGGAAGATACAGTCTTCTGCCCCCATAAGGTGTCCTTAAAATCCAAGCAGGACATCCCTGAATTAGACGTTGACCTTGATGATTCGTTGCTTACACCTTCTGATACTGAGAGAGAGGATTCACCTTTTCGAATGACCGAGGAGGAGATCTCTAGCCTTTTGGATGACAATTTAGTAACCGGTGATGTGAAAAAGCATAATATTGAGATTTCCTCACCCAAGTGTTCTTACTGGCatgaaagaaaacaacaaacagAGACATCTGAATCGAGGCTAAGTCCAGTCAAGCACAATATTTCGGAAAGTGATTCTGAAAGCCCTGGAGAATGGGCAGCAAGCATGATTATTCTGTCTGAATGTGGTGCAACTCCAAGCCGCATTGAGACTTCAGAAAGAGAGCATGAATATAAAAGGGAACATGAGGCAGAAGGACATCTAAAGAGCAGCAAAGTCGTTAATGTACCCTTTGATTTAGACATTGATGAGCTTCTAGCATTGAGCCCTATTCCGGGGTCTACTGTGGATCATGGAGAAGATATTGCTTTAGGTGAAGGGGAACATTACTTGTCCAAGGACTGCAAATCTCCAGCGGGACGAGATGACTTACTAGAGGAGGTTATCGGAAGTAAacccaaaggaaaaacaaatggTGAAGAAGTAGTGCTATTCAAAGCAGATAATGATAATTCCAAAGGAAATATTAGCTATCAAGCAGTTGCCATCAAACCTAACAAGGAACAGCTAGTGCACCCTCAAGTGCTGGTCAAACAGCAACTTTGCTCTGGAAAGAATGTTCAGTCAGAAAAGCCTCAAACAACTGAAGAGAGTAACTTAATTAGTCCTACTAACTTGACAAAAAATATTCACCCAGTTCCCTTGGTTCCTAGCTGCATTCTTGATTCTCATCTTTCATCTAGAAAGGACTCTTCCAGTGCACATAAGCTGACTGCATTCCTGCTCCAGTTAAACAAGCCTGTGAATATTTCTGGACCTTTGCCTACCTCCGGAGGTAGTGCTTCCAGTAGTGGTGCTTTAGATTCAAAGAGTGTGGAATCCAAAAACAATGATGTAGCTGAGAGCCCATTCCTGAGCCAAACCAATACAGCTGTGGAAAAAGTAAGCACTACTAGCTCCTGCAAGCCTTTTTTAATTGGTATAAGAGCATGCCTCACACCTGGTATGAGTCCAAATGCTTCTGCAGGAAATATTTCTGTTTTTAATATAGTGGTCCTTTCACTAAGTGCATTAAATGCATTTGTTGAACCTGTTCACAGAGTATCTATTAGATGGATATTTAGGTATGTTGTGAAACTGCTACATACCTTCAAAGACTTCACTTCAATCTGTCTTCCCTACTGATAACATTCCACCACCACCGGTCTACATCTGTTCTGAAGTCATTCTTCTGTCTGTACTGAAATCCCTACTGTCTgttctctttatttctcctagctGCAGTCTGCAAAGACTTTCCTTGTTTGTACTTAAGGCATATCTCCTAAGTCTTGAACTTCTGACAGAGTTGCTTTCCTCCTGAAAAGATGTCTACAATGCACAAAAGACATTCCTCTTGTTTTGAGCACCCTTTTCTAAATATTTTCTTTGCTCAAGATAACCTACTCTCTGTAGCATGCATTCTATGTCTAAGGTCATGCATGTATCTGCAC is a window encoding:
- the S100PBP gene encoding S100P-binding protein; protein product: MKDVNIDREDVCKFLEGDSEGSANRIENKIGNERVSRTKRVLEDSASEEQLQQLNFKKPLLMPFYSSTPCSHATHSSADSECFLGSLGSLNETMEDTVFCPHKVSLKSKQDIPELDVDLDDSLLTPSDTEREDSPFRMTEEEISSLLDDNLVTGDVKKHNIEISSPKCSYWHERKQQTETSESRLSPVKHNISESDSESPGEWAASMIILSECGATPSRIETSEREHEYKREHEAEGHLKSSKVVNVPFDLDIDELLALSPIPGSTVDHGEDIALGEGEHYLSKDCKSPAGRDDLLEEVIGSKPKGKTNGEEVVLFKADNDNSKGNISYQAVAIKPNKEQLVHPQVLVKQQLCSGKNVQSEKPQTTEESNLISPTNLTKNIHPVPLVPSCILDSHLSSRKDSSSAHKLTAFLLQLNKPVNISGPLPTSGGSASSSGALDSKSVESKNNDVAESPFLSQTNTAVEKGENHVSSKDSTKVLSTAKKLGKVAPIPKKETRHKSLPHAELEWKKQTYLQCVLKHMRSTEDPNRDAYDELLMLMDQVASAEYKNQEQNWQHPSDLTTRNYPRCAQKLPNKCHLKQWVSQNGGYYRRFQNLADRFQRSSVVYSSL